The genomic window CTGATAGGACTCTGGGGCAGGACAAATTATTATCCAAAAAAGATGGAACGGCCCATTGGCATCCTCGGCTGGTTGCTGACGGTTGCCGCGTTCACTCTGCCGTTTCTTCTGATCTGTCTGATACCTGATCAGTACTGGTTCGTTCAGCTGCCGCTTGCTGTTGTTCTGCTGAGTTTTTGTTTTGCGTCGCGGTCTCTTGAGGAGCATGTTGCAGCGGTTGAAACAGCGCTTTCCAAGGGTGATGCGGAAGGGAGAGCTGCTGTTCAGATGCTGGTCAGCCGCGATACGGCGAAGCTGTCGCATGAGCATATCAGATCAGCTGCGTACGAGTCGGCTGCGGAGAATCTGGTGGACAGTATTGTTGCTCCGTTGTTCTGGTTTGCGGTCTTTGAGCTGTTGTTCGGCATGGGCATTGTGGGAGCGGCACTTTTCCGCGCGGCAAACACGATGGATGCGATGCTCGGCTACAAGGATGATCGTATCCGCATCGGCTGGTTTGCGGCACGGATGGACGACGTACTTGCATACATTCCGGCACGGATCACCGGAGGGCTTCTGTTGATTCTGTTTGCCTGCCGTGGTCGATACAAAAAAGCTGTTGCCGCATACCGTGCTGACCACAAAAAACGTCCGGGGTTCAACGGCGGCATCCCGATGAGCCTCATCGCCGGAGGATGCGGTATTATGTTTGACAAGCCTGGTGTTTACACGATCGGCTCTCCCGAGCGGACACTCGCCGAGGGCGGAGGATGCATCATCAGAATTTTGCGGGAAGTGACGATACTTTTTGCCGGGATTGTGATTGTTGTTCTGCTTGTGATCTGATCGCGGCTCCGCCCACGGAAAATCAGAACACACGGAAATTTCACAGAAAAACATCACGGAGCAGACGTGAACACCACGGAATTCTAAAACATTTACAACAAAAAAATTTAGCTGGTTTTTTTGAAAAATTTTCACGGGACATTTTGTGGCATCGCATGATATTTTAAAATAATATTTCCGTGATGTTCACGTCTGCTCCGTGATGTTTTTCTGTGAAATTCCGTGTGTTCCCGCGAAGCGGTAAGCAGGTCGAAGGCATGCGTCTCGTTTTTCCGTGGGCGGAGCTCATACAGCACGAACACTGACCTCGCCCGAGGAAAGCGTCCGTCGTCCGGCAGCAGTCTCCACCACAAGGCCGCCCGAGTCATCCACCGCGACCGCGACCGCATCATGCCATTCTCCTTTTTCCAAAAACCGGATCGGTTTTCCAAGAATCATGGATCTTCTCCGATACTCATCAAGAAACGACCGGTCGGTCATCGTCTCTGAGAGAGTGAAGAGATGATTTGCAACAACCGCCGCAAGACGGTTGCGGGAAAACCCCGGATTTTCCTCAAACAATGATCCTGCAACAGAACGAATCTCCTCAGGAAACTCTGATGCAGAAACATTGATCCCGATACCAACCACCACGCACTCAACGCGGCCTGACTCAAACCCGCTGACCGCCTCGCACAAAATCCCGCAGACTTTTCGGCCATCGACAAACACATCGTTCACCCATTTGATCTCAGGAGTCTGATCCGTCATCTCCTCAACCGCCCGACAGACCGCAACCGCCGCAGCAGTCGTGATCAGCACAGCGTCTGTAAACAAAAGTTCGGGCCGCAAAACCACACTCAGATAGATGCCGGAATTTTTCGGCGAGTAAAAAGATCTGCCAAGCCTTCCCTTGCCTGCGGTCTGCTCTTCAGCGAGTACCATAGTTCCGTGAACTGCTCCTGCAACCGCAAGAGCTTTTGCATCATCATTCGTTGAGCCGGTACGTTTGTGAATGATGATCGGCAGCTGCTGATACTTCGGCAGCAGCCAGGGGCGGATACCCTCCTGCGACAAAATATCTGACAGGGCGTCAAGACAGTAGCCCTTGTTCGTCACCGCAGTAACCGAGTGCCCTTCTGCCTCAAGCGACTTCACCGCCTTCCACACAGCAGACCTTGACACCCCGAGAGTCGTCGCAAGATCCTCGCCTGAAACAAACGATCCCCGTCTCTCTTCAAGAACACGGAGGACAGACTCTTTCACCGTCATAAAAAAAGAAGTTATGATGCCATCGGTTGGGCAATCACATTCTTCGGCAGCAGGAACTTCACCACAAACTCAGGGATCGACTTGTCGCTCTGAATCAGCATCTTGAAGTATGCCTGATTTTCCGGAGTGTTTCCCTGATACTCAAGAATAACCTTGTAGTTAATCGTCATCAGGGGAACTTTTCCAAACAGTGTGGTCAGCTTCGCGCTCTGCTCACCGATCGTTATCGGCTGGCCGCGAACGAGTTTCGTAACACTGCCGTCGGCAGAGAACATCATCTCATTTCCGTCAGCAAGGGCAATCAGGGTGTGGCCGCTGATATCAACCGGCTGACCGATGGGGAACCAGACGCCATAGGTTGTGATGTACGGATAGCTCGTTGCTGATCCTGGCTGTACCTGAACCGACGCGGAGGCGGCAAGCACAATAAGGACAAGGATGATCAGAAGAATAATTCCGCCGATCACCTTACGCTTGCGGCTCTTGCTTGTCGCCTGCTTCTCCTTTCGTTTAAGCTCCGACTCTTTTGCCGCAAGACGCTGCGCCTCAAGCTCAGACTGCATCTTTGCATCAGCTGCTATTTTCTGAGACTCCAGCTCCTGTTTCATTCTCATCTCGGTTGCTGCCTTTTCATCTGCGGCTGCAGCAGCAGCATGAGCCTCAGCTTCAGCCTGAGCTTGGGCTTCGGCCTTTTCCCGATTGAGACGTTCGACTTCTTTTTGCAGCTCCTCGACTTTTTTCGGATCTGCTCCCGTATTCGGGTCTTGACTCATATAACAGTTGATGGATAAGCGCGGATAAATACTTTTGCTGACGGGGGGAGGAGAAGAGATCAATGAAGATAAAATTTGTCATACTCAAGAACAAGCCTCATTATTAATCATGACAAATATGATACCATTTCATGACGGAAATTCCAAAAGAGGAGATGCTGTTAAAATGTCCGTCCACCTGTGCCGGGTGCGGATCTTTGCTGGCACTTCGCTATATTCTGAAGGCCGCAGGAAAGGATACGGTTCTCGTAATTCCTGCCTGCTGCAACAGTGTCATTCAGGGAGTCTATCCCTACATGCTGCACACAGTCCCTGTGTATAACATCGCCTTTGCAGCTGCTGCTGCCTGCGCCTCAGGAATGAGTGAGGCATTCAGAGCAGTTGGAAAAAAGACCAACGTCATCGTGTACGCAGGCGACGGAGGAACCGCTGACATCGGCATTCAGGCTCTGTCCGGTGCACTGGAGCGCGGAGAGGACTTCTTGTACATCTGCTACGACAACGAAGCATACGGCAACACCGGTATGCAACGCTCGGGAGCAACACCGCTTGGTGCAATCACCACAACAACCCCGAACGGTAAGACGGTCAACAAAAAAGATCTCGACAGAATCATCGAAGCACACAACCTGCCCTACCAGGCAACCGCATGTGCATCGTACCCTGCTGACATCTACAACAAAGTCAAGAAGGCTCTCTCAATTCCGGGACCGAAATTTATCCACATCTTAGCTCCCTGCCCGCCGGGCTGGAGAACACCGTCCGAGAAGACGGTTGAGATCGGAAAAATGGCGGTCAAGTCCGGTATCTGGGTACTCTGGGAAAAAGAGTACGACAAGTTCACCATCAGCGCACCGTCACGCGCAGCAATGAAAAAGCCCTCGCCGGTTGCTGACTATCTGAAAGCGCAGGGACGATTCCGCAAAGTGGACGACGCAACCGCCGCAAAGATTCAGGCACAGGTTGACAAAAACCTGAAAAAGATCGCAGCAGAAGCTGCCTACTCGGAGGAAAACGCATGAGCGATAAACTGGTGATGTCAACCGGCAACAAGGCCATGGCAGCTGCCGTGAAGATGGTGAAGCCGACCGTGGTCGCAGCGTATCCGATCACCCCGCAGACCGAAGTCATCGAAGCAATTGCAGAGTACGTGGGCGGCGGCGAGATGGATGCCAGATACATTCCGGTCGAGTCAGAGCACTCGGCAATGACCGCATGTATCGGAGCATCGATTACTGGCATCCGCGTGTTCACCGCAACAAGCTCGCACGGACTGCTCTACATGCATGAGATGCTGCACTGGGCAGCAGGCGCAAGACTTCCAATCGTGATGGGCCAGATCAATCGAACGCTCGCCCCCGGATGGAACATCTGGGCCGAACACTCTGACGCTCTCTCGCAGCGCGACACCGGATGGCTTCAGGTGTATGTGTCAACAGTTCAGGAAGCATACGATGCAACGATCATGGCGTTCAGAATCGCAGAGGACAACCGTGTTCTCCTGCCGGTGATGATCAACATGGATGGGTTCCTGCTCTCCCACATCATGCAGCCGTTCGAGATGACCGAGCCCGGAGACTTTGTTCCGCAGATCTCTCTGCCGCATAAGATCGATGTGAATGATCCAAAAGGTTACGGCGCAATGTCACCATCTGACATTCACTTCACGTTCCGTCATGACATGGAAAAAGCAATGCGTGCATCACGCACTGTGATTGCAGAGACCGAAGCCGCGTTTGCCAAACGTTTCGGCAGAAGCTATGCTCCGATCGAAGAGTATCTCTGTGATGATGCGGATGTTGTGATCGTTGCAATGGGAACTCTTGGTAAAGAAGCAGAGGTCGCCGCAGATATCCTCAGAAAAGAGGGAGTCAAGGCAGGCGTAATGCGCATCCGCTGGCTGCGTCCATTCCCGATTGATATGAAGATCGAAGGAAAGGATCTGGTAGTGATCGACCGTGACTACTCGTTTGGTTTCGGCGGTGTTGTTGCCGGAGAGATTCAGGCACGCTACCCGCAGGCAAAAATTGCAAGCGTGATCGCCGGTCTCGGCGGTCAGGAAGTGACATATGAGGATATGGCGACCTTTGTTCGCACGCGGAAAGTCGGTACCGAGTTCTGGTTCGGTATTCCTTCGGAGGAGCAGTAATGTACGAGATTCGTATTCACTCACGCGGCGGCCAGGGCGGTGTGACCGCAGCACGGATGATGGCAGCAGCAGCCGTGAAAGACGGCAAGTTTGCAACAGCCTGCCCGTTCTATGGAGCAGAGCGTCGCGGTGCACCGATCGTATCGTTTGTTCGGATTGATGATTCTCCGGTCAGAATCTACTCCCAGATCAAAAAACCTGACATGATCATCATCCTTGACCCGACCGTCATGGACACCGTAAATGTGCTGGACGGTCTGAAGGAGGGCGGTTCGATCTTCATCAACACGCATGAGGATGTGCAGTTTCCAAAACAGTTCACCGTGCACAAAGCAGACCTGACCGGAATTGCACTCCGCGAGAATCTGGTTGTTGCCGGAAGTCCGATTCTGAACACGCCGGTAATTGGAGCTCTGGCAAAACTCGGACTCTTTACGCCTGAGTCAGGAACAAAATCCATTACCGAGACGTTTGCCGATCCGAGAAATGTTGCGGCGGCAAAGGAAGCATACAAAGAGGTGAAGTAAATGGCGATGCCGAAGATGACGATCAGTGTTCCAAAGGAAGGGGCAGCAGGGCTTACCGGTTCATGGCGGACGTTCCGTCCTGTGGTGAACCGCGATATCTGCAACCACTGCGGTATCTGTGCAATGTTCTGTCCTGATGCAGTAATCGACCCTGACAACGAGGAGATCGATTTAATCTACTGCAAAGGATGCGGCATTTGTGCAAACGAGTGCCCGAAGAAATGTATTGTAATGGTGAGAGAAGAGCACTAATACTTTCAATTTTTTCAACCAAGCAGATATCTACTCTGCTCCCAAAAAGATAGTATCTCATTGTAAATGTGGACGATGATATATGTATACGATAGCTAACTTACGAACTGCCGGAAGAGTACTGATGATAGTTCTCCTTGCAGTACTGCTCCTCACCGCAGGATGCATCGATACCCGGGAGACCCCGCTGCCGGATGTTGTAACCGAGGAGATGAACGAAACTTTTTCCATCGTATATGAGCATGTCCAGTTTTCAATGGATGCCATGGGAAGAGACGTGGAAAACACGGCAGTCAGCCAGTCAGGATATTCGTATACGGATCCGTTTTTGAACTCCTCGCTTCAGAAACTGCGTCAGACCTACCCCTGGGCACAGTGGGCTGTCCGGTATGACCGCAACAGTACGGTGGTTGCCGGATATCCGGTGTATGGAGCTGACACGCCGTATCTGCGTGACTCATCAGTTACCGAAAACGCATTTGCAGATACTGGTTATCTGTTGTCGCAGCCGAAGATCAATACAAAAGGAATGGATCTCATGTCCGTGTCTGCTCCGGTATATACGAGCAGCGGCGAGTACGACGGATATGTAACTCTCGAGATTGATCCATGGATGTATACTCAGCAGATGATGCGGGAGACAAACTATCCCGGGTACCAGATCTGGATGATTGATGCATCAGGAGTAGTCTACAGCTCTCCGGAAGGGATTGGAACCGGAGAAAATGTTCTGATTAGTCCGGTATTTGCAGACTCGAAACATGCAGAGATCATACAAAATATTCAAACCGTTCCTGAAGGAGTGACGTTCGGGAAAGGATATGATTCGGCGTACATCCGCATGATTGAGAAAGTGTTTCTCTGGAAGAGTATGCAGACAGGCGGCAAAAACATCACCGTTATAATGACAGAACCAGTCGAAGAGGTTCCGGTTGTGTATTACGCAGCAGACAATAATCTTACGTCCATGAAAGACATTGCGACCAATGTCTTCAGTTATGCTGAGAGTAACGGTCAGGAGAAGACGCTTGCGGCACTTAGTGATCCAAAAAGCAGATTTATTCTGGAGGATGGAGCGGTGTTTGCCTATGATGTCAATGGCACTCTTCTTGCAAATACGGAGCGGGATGAGCTGATCGGGGAGAGTTTCCTAAATTACCATGATGGTTACGGGGTTGAGACGATTCAGCTGCTGATCAGACGCAGTAGTCAGGGCGGGGGGTATGTGCCCTATTATTATCCGGTGAATGGAGAACTCGGAGAAAATACGGCACTGCTTTGTCTGATATATGTTCAGCCGGTGAATGAAACATGGTTTATCGGAGCAGTGCAGCCGCTTTCTTCGACACCGGTTCCGTACAATATTTCCAAACGCGATGAGGCGCTGGATAATGTGCTGACCGCTTTCACGTACCTGGAGGAGAACGGAAAAGATGCAACCCTTGCTGCGTTTATGGATCCTGAGGATATTTTTCTGAAGCAGGGTATCCGGATGTATGCGGTGGACAGGAACGGGACGATTCTTTCTGACGGGAAGCGGCCGTATAATGTGGGAAAGAACGGATTTTTCTTCATTGACAGGTACGGCGGGTCCCAGAGCCGGATTGGGGAGATGACAGGAATGAACGGCGGCGGGTATATGCTGTCGCTGCATGATGCACCCAATGGAGGTATCCGTGTTGTTCTGGAGTACATCAAACAAGTGGATGATGAGTGGGTTATCGGGACGACGGTTGAGTTGGGGACGGTCGCGGAAACGGTGTGATGTTCGACCGGATAAAATGAAATGAAGTTGTCTGTTTGAAAAAAATTATTTTTCTGAAAAGCAATCTCAATACCGGCCAGAATCATCAGAAAAGATGACTCACGCATTTTGTCAACATTTCACTTCCGATATTGTGAGTGATTTACTTCCGAAAATAGTACCAGCCAAACCCAATGATCACAGATACTTTTCGACCTAAAAACTCTGACCAACCACCCCACGGCAAACACTAATCTATCTCCACCGCAAATAATATAGAGATTTTATGCGCATTCCAATAAAAGACGTCACCCCCGAATGTGAACGTGCAGAAGTTGCCGGATGGGTTCACGAAGAACGTGACCTCGGCGGCCTCACGTTCCTTCTCGTTCGCGACAGAACAGGAATTCTTCAGGTGACCATCCCGAAGAAAAAGGTCAGCCCCGAAGTGCTCGCCGCAGTCAAAGAAGCAAGCCGCGAATCCGTCATCTCCTGCGAAGGAGTTGTCAAGGCAACCGACAAAGCACCCGGAGGACGTGAACTTGTCCCGGAGACCTTGAAGGTCATCTCCCGTGCAGACACCCCTCTGCCGTTGGATGTCTCGGAAAAAGTTCCGGCAGAACTGGACACCCGCCTTGACAACCGCTACCTTGACCTCAGAAAGCCTCGCGTCAACTCGATTTTTCTGATCAGAAACGCTGCACTTCGTGCAGTCAGCGAGTTCCTCTGGGACCACCACTTCACCCAGGTCCAGACCCCGAAGGTCGTCGCAGCCGCAACCGAAGGAGGGACAGAACTCTTTCCCCTCGCATACTTTGACAAGGAAGCATTCCTCAACCAGAGCCCGCAGCTCTACAAGCAGATGCTCATGAGCGCAGGATTTGACCGTGTGTACGAAATCGGCCCGATCTTCCGCGCAGAAGAGCACAACACCGTCCGCCACTTAAACGAAGCAACCTCAATCGATATCGAGATGTCCTTTGCTGACGAGAAGGATGCGATGAAGGTCCTCGAAGAGGTCGTCTCCTATGCCTACGGAAAAGTTGCCGACACGTGTAGTAACGAACTCGCCGTCCTCGGCTTAAACGACTTCGAGGTGCCAACAGCACCCTTCCCGAAGATCACCTATCAGGAGGCAATTGAGATCGCAAGCAAAAAAGGCGAGGCACTCACCTTCGGCGACGACCTCACCACCGCAGCAGAGAAAATTGTCGGCGAAGAGATGGGAACCATGTACTTCGTCACCGAGTGGCCGTCCTCAACAAGACCGTTCTACACCATGGCCTTCGAAGACCGCCCAGAAGTCTGCCGTGCGTTTGACATGATGCACCCGAGAATGGAACTCTCCTCCGGAGCCCAGCGCTGCCATGTTCACAGCAAACTTGTCGAACAGATCAAAGGAAAGGGCCTCAACCCGGACGCATTCGAGTTCTACCTCAACCCGTTCCGCTACGGTATGCCGCCGCACGCAGGATGGGGACTTGGCGCAGAGCGTCTTGTGATGACCATGCTTGATCTGCAGAACATCCGCGAAGGCGTACTCTTCCCCCGCGACCGGCACAGAGTCAGCCCGTAAAAATATTTTTTTTGCTCCGCCCACGATTCGCATGCCTATAGCCTGCTTACTGCTTCGTTGCTCCGCCCACGGAAAAACGGAACACACAGAATTTTTCCGTGAAGCTCCGTGTTTTCAGATTTTCCGTGGGCGGAGCTACGATATGCGGAGGAAACACGCATTTCAAAAAAAGTCAGACAAATCCATCTGCTGTTTCTCTTCCTGCCCGAACGTTGACCAGATGTTCATCTCCGTCACTGCAATTCTTTGATTCGTGTACTCGGACAACTGATAATGCTCGGCCATGTACTTCGCAATCTCCAGATACTTTGTCACATTTCCTTTATGCATCGTCGCCTTCAACACAGCCCCGCACTTTGTACACTTCCCTGAGATCGGAATCCTGCGAAAACTTGTCTTGCATCGTGGGCAGCGGAATGACTGCTTCGAAAACGAACGCAGGTTACCGATCATATCAGGCATCAAGTGGCTGTTGATGATTCGCTCCGCAAGATCATTTGTCTCAACAGCCCTGATGCGGTCGGCAAGATCAAGCTCTGCCTTGATCTTGTCGGTCGTTCCCTTCAGGATGGGATTGGTGTACATCGTATCAAGCGGGCCTGCGGAGATGTCCTGCGTATCATGCGTGAACGAGAATCCTTCAAACTGCTCGGGAGTCCCCACGCGGTTCTCCACATGATCCA from Methanorbis furvi includes these protein-coding regions:
- the cbiB gene encoding adenosylcobinamide-phosphate synthase CbiB, yielding MAFGAITLFFALIFDRLIGDPHSRFHPVALLGSLIGLWGRTNYYPKKMERPIGILGWLLTVAAFTLPFLLICLIPDQYWFVQLPLAVVLLSFCFASRSLEEHVAAVETALSKGDAEGRAAVQMLVSRDTAKLSHEHIRSAAYESAAENLVDSIVAPLFWFAVFELLFGMGIVGAALFRAANTMDAMLGYKDDRIRIGWFAARMDDVLAYIPARITGGLLLILFACRGRYKKAVAAYRADHKKRPGFNGGIPMSLIAGGCGIMFDKPGVYTIGSPERTLAEGGGCIIRILREVTILFAGIVIVVLLVI
- a CDS encoding biotin--[acetyl-CoA-carboxylase] ligase, producing the protein MTVKESVLRVLEERRGSFVSGEDLATTLGVSRSAVWKAVKSLEAEGHSVTAVTNKGYCLDALSDILSQEGIRPWLLPKYQQLPIIIHKRTGSTNDDAKALAVAGAVHGTMVLAEEQTAGKGRLGRSFYSPKNSGIYLSVVLRPELLFTDAVLITTAAAVAVCRAVEEMTDQTPEIKWVNDVFVDGRKVCGILCEAVSGFESGRVECVVVGIGINVSASEFPEEIRSVAGSLFEENPGFSRNRLAAVVANHLFTLSETMTDRSFLDEYRRRSMILGKPIRFLEKGEWHDAVAVAVDDSGGLVVETAAGRRTLSSGEVSVRAV
- a CDS encoding thiamine pyrophosphate-dependent enzyme — protein: MTEIPKEEMLLKCPSTCAGCGSLLALRYILKAAGKDTVLVIPACCNSVIQGVYPYMLHTVPVYNIAFAAAAACASGMSEAFRAVGKKTNVIVYAGDGGTADIGIQALSGALERGEDFLYICYDNEAYGNTGMQRSGATPLGAITTTTPNGKTVNKKDLDRIIEAHNLPYQATACASYPADIYNKVKKALSIPGPKFIHILAPCPPGWRTPSEKTVEIGKMAVKSGIWVLWEKEYDKFTISAPSRAAMKKPSPVADYLKAQGRFRKVDDATAAKIQAQVDKNLKKIAAEAAYSEENA
- a CDS encoding transketolase C-terminal domain-containing protein, with translation MSDKLVMSTGNKAMAAAVKMVKPTVVAAYPITPQTEVIEAIAEYVGGGEMDARYIPVESEHSAMTACIGASITGIRVFTATSSHGLLYMHEMLHWAAGARLPIVMGQINRTLAPGWNIWAEHSDALSQRDTGWLQVYVSTVQEAYDATIMAFRIAEDNRVLLPVMINMDGFLLSHIMQPFEMTEPGDFVPQISLPHKIDVNDPKGYGAMSPSDIHFTFRHDMEKAMRASRTVIAETEAAFAKRFGRSYAPIEEYLCDDADVVIVAMGTLGKEAEVAADILRKEGVKAGVMRIRWLRPFPIDMKIEGKDLVVIDRDYSFGFGGVVAGEIQARYPQAKIASVIAGLGGQEVTYEDMATFVRTRKVGTEFWFGIPSEEQ
- a CDS encoding 2-oxoacid:acceptor oxidoreductase family protein: MYEIRIHSRGGQGGVTAARMMAAAAVKDGKFATACPFYGAERRGAPIVSFVRIDDSPVRIYSQIKKPDMIIILDPTVMDTVNVLDGLKEGGSIFINTHEDVQFPKQFTVHKADLTGIALRENLVVAGSPILNTPVIGALAKLGLFTPESGTKSITETFADPRNVAAAKEAYKEVK
- a CDS encoding 4Fe-4S binding protein — translated: MAMPKMTISVPKEGAAGLTGSWRTFRPVVNRDICNHCGICAMFCPDAVIDPDNEEIDLIYCKGCGICANECPKKCIVMVREEH
- a CDS encoding cache domain-containing protein, coding for MYTIANLRTAGRVLMIVLLAVLLLTAGCIDTRETPLPDVVTEEMNETFSIVYEHVQFSMDAMGRDVENTAVSQSGYSYTDPFLNSSLQKLRQTYPWAQWAVRYDRNSTVVAGYPVYGADTPYLRDSSVTENAFADTGYLLSQPKINTKGMDLMSVSAPVYTSSGEYDGYVTLEIDPWMYTQQMMRETNYPGYQIWMIDASGVVYSSPEGIGTGENVLISPVFADSKHAEIIQNIQTVPEGVTFGKGYDSAYIRMIEKVFLWKSMQTGGKNITVIMTEPVEEVPVVYYAADNNLTSMKDIATNVFSYAESNGQEKTLAALSDPKSRFILEDGAVFAYDVNGTLLANTERDELIGESFLNYHDGYGVETIQLLIRRSSQGGGYVPYYYPVNGELGENTALLCLIYVQPVNETWFIGAVQPLSSTPVPYNISKRDEALDNVLTAFTYLEENGKDATLAAFMDPEDIFLKQGIRMYAVDRNGTILSDGKRPYNVGKNGFFFIDRYGGSQSRIGEMTGMNGGGYMLSLHDAPNGGIRVVLEYIKQVDDEWVIGTTVELGTVAETV
- the aspS gene encoding aspartate--tRNA(Asn) ligase, with translation MRIPIKDVTPECERAEVAGWVHEERDLGGLTFLLVRDRTGILQVTIPKKKVSPEVLAAVKEASRESVISCEGVVKATDKAPGGRELVPETLKVISRADTPLPLDVSEKVPAELDTRLDNRYLDLRKPRVNSIFLIRNAALRAVSEFLWDHHFTQVQTPKVVAAATEGGTELFPLAYFDKEAFLNQSPQLYKQMLMSAGFDRVYEIGPIFRAEEHNTVRHLNEATSIDIEMSFADEKDAMKVLEEVVSYAYGKVADTCSNELAVLGLNDFEVPTAPFPKITYQEAIEIASKKGEALTFGDDLTTAAEKIVGEEMGTMYFVTEWPSSTRPFYTMAFEDRPEVCRAFDMMHPRMELSSGAQRCHVHSKLVEQIKGKGLNPDAFEFYLNPFRYGMPPHAGWGLGAERLVMTMLDLQNIREGVLFPRDRHRVSP